One Nostoc sp. CENA543 genomic window, GAGAACTAGTCAAAAGCGGGCGAAAAATTATTGGCTTCGATGTCTGCGAAGTTGGGGACGATGAGTGGGATGGCAATGTAGGCGCGCGAATCGTCTATAAATTAGCGAATTTGACGAATTTGTCTCAAAAATAACATGAGGCAATTCAATTTTGGATTTTAGATTTTGGATTTTCGATTGAAATCCAATCCAAAATTTAAAATTCAAAATCCAAAATTCTTTCCCCTACACCCCTTTCACCGCTTCCAGTAGTTCCACAATCTCTGCCATCGAGTTGTAATGTACTAAGCCAATTCGCAATAAGCCGCCACTGGTTTCTAAACCTAGCCTTTCTGTTAAGCCAAGGGCATAGAAGTTACCGTGCCAGGTGAAAATACCGCGATCGCCTAAATTTTTGGCTATACTTTCGGGGCTTTTCCCTGCGATTGTCATGGCTACTGTGGGTGTACGCCAGTTAAAGCGATGGGGTTCGGTAATTCCATATATGCTTAAACCAGGAATTTCTAAGAGTCCCGAAATTAGTTTATGGCTGAGTTCCCTTTCATATTGCTGAATGGCTGACATGGCTGCAACTAACGCCGCACGCCGACTATGATAGGCTGAGGCGATCGCATCTGGGTGTTCTGATGTTAGAAAGCGGGGACATTGGAAATGTTCTAAGCCTTCCTTGTCGGCTGCCATCAACGCTTCTACTAATTCATTATTCATAGTGGGCGATACATGACAACCCAATTTTGTCAAGTAATTAATTGCTGCCACTACACCCGCTAGTCCTTCATGATTGAGAGTACCGTTTTCCCAACGGGATGGTACTTCATTACTCGCAGGTTTAACTTTATAGGGTTGGAGATTTTCTAGATGCTGGCGTTTACCGTACAAAATCCCAACGTGGGGACCGAAAAATTTGTAAGCGGAACAAGCCAGAAAATCGCAGTCTAAAGCATGAACATTAATCGGTGCGTGGGGTGCATAATGAACAGCATCAACAAATACCCAAGCACCGACAGCATGAGCTAAACGCACGATCGCAGCTACATCGTTAATTGTCCCGACAGCGTTGGAAGCATAACTGACGGCTACTAACTTGGTGCGGGAATTAATTTGCTGTTCTAAATCGCTCATGTCTAAGGTGCAATCAGTGACATGAATATCCACTACCCGAATAATTGCGCCTTGTTCCTCTAAAGCATACCAAGGAGAAACATTTGCATAATGGTCTAAACGAGTAACAATAATTTCATCACCTGGTTGAATAGTGCGGGCGATCGCTCGACTTAAAGTCAACGTCAAAGTGGTCATATTCGCACCGAATACCACCTCATCACTACTGCAACCCAAAAAATCTGCGATCGCCACTCTCGCCGCCGTAATCACCGCATCCGTTCGCGCACTGGTAGCAAATGCACCATGAGCGTTGGCATTTGACCTCACTAAATAATCACTAATCGCATCTAACACTGCTCCTGGTACTTGTGTCCCACCAGGCCCATCGAAGAATATAGCCGGTTGTCCGTTGATTTTTTGGTTCAGCGCAGGAAACTGTCCGCGAATCCATTTCAGATCCAGAGATTCCATAATCGACTCCTCGGTTAGTAAATTTTTACCCATACCTTGAGCCATAGCTAGAGAATGCAGGTATCAGCATCACCTCAAAAATATCAAATTAATTACTAGATAATAATTAGAACGACTTGACAAAACCAAACTATGTAAAGTGATGTAAAAAATTGCATTTAGTTCGTAGTAAGGACTTTAGTCCTTATGAGAGGACTAAAGTCCTTACTACAAACCTTTAATTATTTACACCGTTCTACTTATCTCTACTTGCGAAAACAGTAGTTCTAAGTAAGCTCAAATCTTAGGAAAACCCTGTTTTGGCTATTGCTCTGGTATCGGAATTCTTTGATACCACAATTCTAGCTAAATAGCTATGGGTCTACTGAGTTCATTATCCATGCTGCATAAAAAATTAGCTTCCGACATAGATAGTAAGTGAAGGTGTTAAACAACACTGTACAAACTTCACCACTGAATCTAAGGAAACTACTATGAATTTCGTTCGCACAACCATCATGGGTATGACAATCCTAGCAACTGCCCTAGTTTCTACCGGAGCAATGGCTGCACAACCCCAAGCAGAAGTTATTTCTCGTAACTGTGCTGATGCTGTTCACGCAGCAAATTATACATTAGTTAGTGTACTTCCAGCCCCGACTAATACCCAAAGAGCGATCGCACAGCCTGGTGGTTCAACAGAAAAGAAAACTTGTGAAACCACTAATGCACCTGGTACCAATAGTCAGGGAGTTAATGGAACTAATCGCTGTACAACTTGCACCTACTCTTCTAGTGGTCATGTCACAGTTAACTGTATTTTCATTAAACCGAAGTAGAAAAGTGCAATTGGGGATGACGCAGAAAGCACATAGTAAAAAATGCTTTCTCGTCCCATTCCCAATGCCCAATTCCCAATGCCCAATCCATATGACATTGCGCTAAATTCAAAAGAGCAACTGTTAGTATTTTTGGATCGGTCTGATGGTTACAGCACAAGAACCAAAACAACAGGTAAAAATTGGCGCAACTCGGCTGCTAATTAATAATGAGTGGGTGGATAGTGTTAGCGGTCGTAGATTTGAGACAATTAACCCAACCACAGGTGAAGTCATCTGTGAAGTAGCAGAAGCAGACACACCAGATGTAGACAAAGCCGTAAAAGCAGCGCGTCAGGCTTTTAATAATGGAGAATGGTCGAAACTATCAGCGACTCGTCGGGGAGAGTTGCTTTATAAGTTAGCTGATTTAATAGCAGACAATATTGATGAATTGGCGCGCTTAGAAACCCTAGACAACGGTAAACCACTGCGTGATTCTGTAGAAGATTTAGAATTAGCGATCGCCTGCTATCGTTATTATGCAGGTTGGGCAGATAAGGTACAAGGTAAAACCATCCCCATTAGTGGCCCTTACTTCTGCTACACTCGCCATGAGCCTGTGGGCGTAGTTGGTCAAATTATTCCGTGGAATTTTCCTATAGTCATGCAAGCGTGGAAATTAGCCCCAGCTTTGGCTACAGGTAATACCGTAGTTCTCAAGACGGCTGAACAAACACCATTATCAGCATTGCGTGTGGGAGAGTTAATTGTTGAAGCAGGTTTTCCCCCTGGTGTAGTGAACATATTATCAGGATATGGCCCGACTGCTGGAGCTGCGATCGCTCATCACATGGATGTGGATAAAGTCGCCTTTACTGGTTCTACTGAGGTGGGACATTTAATTATGGAAGCGGCGGCTAAAAGCAACCTTAAGCGTGTCACTCTAGAACTAGGCGGAAAGAGTCCCAACATTGTCTTTGCTGACGCTGATTTAGACGCTGCCATTGAAGGCGCACACGATGCCATATTCTTTAATCAAGGTCAATGTTGCTGTGCTGGTTCACGGCTATTTGTAGAAGCAAAATGTTATGACGAGTTTGTCGCTAAAACCGTAGAAAAAGCCAAAAATAGAATTGTCGGCGATCCTTTTGATAGTAATACACAACAAGGGCCGCAAGTAGACAAAGACCAATTCGACAGAGTCATGAGTTACATCGAATCGGGAATGCGAGAAGGGGCGCAGATGTTATGCGGCGGCAACCGTGTCGGAGATAGGGGTTTCTTTATTGCACCCACCGTATTTGCTGATGTCCGTGATGAGATGCAAATTGCTCAAGAGGAAATCTTTGGCCCGGTGATGAGTATTATCAAATTCCAAGATATCGACGAAGTGATTCAACGGGCAAATAACACCATATACGGACTCGCCGCCGCCGTATGGACGAAAGATATTACCAAAGCTCATGCGATCGCGAATAACGTCCGGGCTGGTACAGTATGGGTAAATTGCTACGACGTATTTGATGCAGCCGCACCCTTTGGTGGCTTTAAACAATCAGGTATTGGGCGTGAACTCGGTGAATATGGCTTACAACAGTACACCGAAGTTAAGACTGTTACTATCAAGTTGTAGATTGGATGTATCGTTACTCTTTGGCAAGAGGTAACTAGAACGATTTGAAACAACCAAAATATGTTAAATAGTGTAAATACACTAAGATTTAGTTCGTAGTAAGGACTTTAGTCCTTTTTTGTTCGCGGAGCGTCTCGTAGAGAGAACTTTAGTTCTCTCTACAAACCTTTAATTATGTACCCTGTTCTACTTAAATACCTAACTTGCCAAAGAGTTTCTTACTCATCCAAACAGTGATTAAGTAACTGATCACTAATAACCCTCGTCCTCAATTTCTCGCTAGTATTGTCACAACGGCATCTCAAACTTGGTAAAATTCAGGGTGCGAGAGAGGAGAACATTAAAACATGGTAGCCATCCATACCGATTTAAATATTGCAGCCTTAGAAGCAGAATATAGTCAAAAATCCCCAAGAGAAATTCTCAAATTCGCCTTGGAAACCTTCGATAATCTGGCAATTTCTTTCAGTGGTGCTGAAGATGTTGT contains:
- a CDS encoding cysteine desulfurase-like protein — its product is MESLDLKWIRGQFPALNQKINGQPAIFFDGPGGTQVPGAVLDAISDYLVRSNANAHGAFATSARTDAVITAARVAIADFLGCSSDEVVFGANMTTLTLTLSRAIARTIQPGDEIIVTRLDHYANVSPWYALEEQGAIIRVVDIHVTDCTLDMSDLEQQINSRTKLVAVSYASNAVGTINDVAAIVRLAHAVGAWVFVDAVHYAPHAPINVHALDCDFLACSAYKFFGPHVGILYGKRQHLENLQPYKVKPASNEVPSRWENGTLNHEGLAGVVAAINYLTKLGCHVSPTMNNELVEALMAADKEGLEHFQCPRFLTSEHPDAIASAYHSRRAALVAAMSAIQQYERELSHKLISGLLEIPGLSIYGITEPHRFNWRTPTVAMTIAGKSPESIAKNLGDRGIFTWHGNFYALGLTERLGLETSGGLLRIGLVHYNSMAEIVELLEAVKGV
- a CDS encoding aldehyde dehydrogenase family protein; translated protein: MVTAQEPKQQVKIGATRLLINNEWVDSVSGRRFETINPTTGEVICEVAEADTPDVDKAVKAARQAFNNGEWSKLSATRRGELLYKLADLIADNIDELARLETLDNGKPLRDSVEDLELAIACYRYYAGWADKVQGKTIPISGPYFCYTRHEPVGVVGQIIPWNFPIVMQAWKLAPALATGNTVVLKTAEQTPLSALRVGELIVEAGFPPGVVNILSGYGPTAGAAIAHHMDVDKVAFTGSTEVGHLIMEAAAKSNLKRVTLELGGKSPNIVFADADLDAAIEGAHDAIFFNQGQCCCAGSRLFVEAKCYDEFVAKTVEKAKNRIVGDPFDSNTQQGPQVDKDQFDRVMSYIESGMREGAQMLCGGNRVGDRGFFIAPTVFADVRDEMQIAQEEIFGPVMSIIKFQDIDEVIQRANNTIYGLAAAVWTKDITKAHAIANNVRAGTVWVNCYDVFDAAAPFGGFKQSGIGRELGEYGLQQYTEVKTVTIKL